Genomic segment of Cytobacillus suaedae:
CTTCAAGGCCCCAATATGAGCGACACCACGTAAACAGCCTCCCCCTAGAGATACTCCTGTTTCATGCACCGTTGTTTCCTCCTTCCAATACAGCCTGTTTTCCTTGATTTTTCTTGATTTTTTGAGAAATATAAATAAAAATGATTCCCGATGAGATTGCTAGAGCAATATAAAAATAGATACTATTGTCATGGTACAGAGTTAGTAATGCTTCATAGCTGCCGTTCAGATGGTAACCTAAGAGAATCATGATAAATGACCATGGAAAGATACCAATAAACGTAAGAATTAAGTATGGAGTCATGTTCATCCTACTTATACCCGCTACGTAAGAAATATAATTACCCAATCCAAACGGACGTGTTAATGCAACACTCCATCCACCATATCGAATGAAAAAATCAGTTGCTTTTTTTAATCCTTTTTTTGACTTCTTTCCGAGTATTCCTTCGAATTTACGACCAATTATATAAGGAATTAAGCTGGCCATTGAATAGGTTATACTCATGCCAACAGCTACGATAAAAGTATTCCAATAGCTAAAAGGCAAGATACTACCATATGCTAAAACAATAGCTATGCCTGGAAATGGGAGTGAAGATCCTTCCAAGAACATCGCAGCAAACAAGCCACCAAGCCCAATTTGTTCAAGCCAATTTAATATAAAATCTATCAAAACGCCTCCCCTCCCCGTTATACTTGTAATGGTTTATTTAGCAATTCATGTTTAGTAGCAATGTGTGAAGTTCGGCCAGATTTATCTAGCACCGATACAATAAATTCATAGATGTCATTCGGATCATTTAACTGTTGGCTATTTACATAGCGTTCGATTAAGCGATTATTTTGTATAACCTTTGGCTGATTACTTAAAACCTTTATAATCTGATCACCTATGTTCTTTTTCTGATCCAACATAAAGACAATTCCTCTGTCTATCAAATGCTTTAAATTAATTTCTTCCTGTCCCGGAAGTGCTGAATGGATAAAGATTGGTAGTTTCTTTTTAATTGCTTCACTAACTGTTACACCGCCAGGCTTCGTTATAATCGCATCTACCATGTTATAAAGCTGATTCATCTCTTTGCGTGACGAAATATATGGTAGTGGCTGTATATTACTATTATTTAAGCTTAATAGTGATTCAAATAACTTTTGATTGTTCCCACATAAGACATATAGCTTTATGCGCTCATCAGACTTCACTTTTTCGAATAAATCCTTGATATTTCCAAGGCCAGCACTTCCCCCTGAAAGAAGAATAGATACCTGCTTATTATGTTGGCTCTTCGCATTAGAAAGAGTAAATTGTTCATCTACCGGTATCCCAGTAACAAATATTTTTTGTTCTGGTATTCGATAAATATTCATTAAATCACCTTTCATCCAAACGTCCGAAACGAAATGATAATCGATCATTTCTTTCCCCCACACATCATTCATGAAAAAGTCTGTATAAATATTAAGTACCGGTACATCACAAGCACCTATCTTCTTAAGTCGATTTACTAAGTAGGATGGAAAGGCATGAGTGCATATAATTAAATCAGGACTTTCTTCAGCAATTATCTGTCGCAACTTTTTACTAAAGATAATTTCATAATGTTTATAAGAACGATGCTGCTTTGTCTGATGAGCGAGTATTTTATAAACCATAGCATACGACTTAGGAAAGCGCTGTATCCACTGTAGATAGCTTTTAGTAATGACTGACTCTAAAGTTGGACTCCAACTATTCAATATGTCGATTTTTTTACATTCAATTGTTGATGATCTAGTAGCTACATAATCCATGATGGTATTTGCAACTTGATGATGTCCTGAGGGTAAACTGTCTAACAATGGGAAAACTAAAATCTTCTTCAATAAAAGCACCTCGCTTCAATGTTGTTATAGTAGGAAGCAGTTCAATCTATGATTTAAGAAGCTATTGTCATTTCCTCTTCCCTTTATCGATACTCTAAGTATAGCGAGCAAAGATTAAGAATTTATGACCTAAAAACGTAAGAATTTCTTAAAAATATGTCTATTTTAGGAATTGTTTTTTATTTTTATTAAGAATTTAACATATAATTTATCGTTTTACAATAATAATTTATTTAATTTAAAGTTACTTTTATTGTTTATATAGTGCAATTTCAAACCAAAATAAAAGTCCTTCATCTTTAAATGAAGGACTTTAATAGAAACTTATTTACCTACTTTAGCTAGAATAACTGTTACTTTAAATAAATCTCCATCCACTTCTATATCTAGGCTGCCATCGTGTAAATCTATAATCGATTTAGCGATTGCTAGACCAAGACCAGAACCTTCTGTGTGGCGTGATTCATCTCCTCGTTTAAAACGCTCAAATAATTCATCAATATTTTCACTTAGTTCATATTTCGTTACATTTTTAAAGGTAATTTTAACTTGATCTTCTTCTTCATTAATTGTGATATAAGCACGAGTATTTTCCAATGAATATTTAATAATGTTGCCGAGTAAATTCTCAAATACCCGCGAAATCTTTTGACCATCGACATAAGTATAAACTGGATTATCTGGCTTTGTAATTCGGAATTGCATGTTCATCTCCTGGATTTCTTCCTGATATTCAGCAAGTGACTGATGAAATAATTCAACGATATTCACTTTTGATCTCGTCAATTCTATTGCTCCACTTGCCATCTTAGATGCTTCAAACAAATCATCAATTAGCACCTTTAGTCGTTTAGACTTGCGGTCAATGATTTCAACATAAGACGTACGCTCATCTTCTGTTAGATTAACATTCTTAAGTAACTCAGTATACGTAATAATTGACGTTAATGGTGTTCGCAAGTCATGACTAACATTTGTAATTAGCTCAGTTTTTAATCTCTCACTTTTCGCTTGTTCATTTTGAGAGATTTTAACTCCATATTTCATCGCATTAATGGTCCTTGCAAGATCGGCTAATGGTGACTTCCCTTTTGCATTTAAATCAGGTTCAAACCTTCCATCCGCCAATGCTTTCGCGTTTGTTAAAATCTTGTTAAAATAACCGATTTTTTTCACAATCAGAATAAAAAGTGGTAGGCCAATAATAAACAATGCAGGAAGCACTAATACCAGTACCTCTTCCTCAATAGCAGAAAGACCAAACCCTAATCCAAATAGAAAGTAAACAGTCAAAATCAAGAATATCTGAGTACTGACTTTTCGATTCGAAAAGGCATTGCTAAACATCTTTATAGTTCTTGCTAAAACTGTATTTCTCCAGTTTCCGTCATTAGAAGAAATACTTTTTACTCTAGTATTGAAGTAAATTGCTTGAATAATCGTTATTCCTATGAAAATCGATAGCCAAAACATCATAAGTAGAAAGTCATCTACCTGAAAACGATAATAGAGATGAGATGTACCAGAAATGATGCCTAAAGATATGATTATTGAAAGGCCTAACAGAATAATTGCTATATCAAAAGGCAGTTTGTTATAAGCACTTTGCCACTTTTTTGGAGCAATTTTGGATAGACTGCCTGTTCTTCTACCAATGTAAACACTGGCTACTAATGCAATCAGAGATCCAAGTGTGTATATCCAGAAGGTAATTCTTTCATTGCCATAACTGTGGTAATCTAACATAACCATGTTTGTTACAGGAGCATTTTTGCTAACTCCTATTTTTCCTTCATACAAATCATTATATCTAGTATTATCACCAATTACTTCTTGGTATCCCCAAACTAGTAATTCTGAATCAAGATTAAGTAAATGATTATCTTTGTTAGGATAGCTCTGGACGTAATGCATTGTTTTTTCATTTATCAAATCTTCCGCTTTTGAAATAGGTTGAGTTAGGACGTTTGTGAATACTTCACCCGTATTTGTATTTTTTAAATAATATACAAAAGCATCTTCATACGTCTCATATGTTCCTTTAAATTGTTCTAATTCATTAAAATATTGGTTTATTTTTTCTTCTTTCTCATTTTTTAAAATAGACTTAACGTACTCGTCGTCTTCAAAGACTTTTGTTATTTCCTCAATTTTTTCATCTCGTTCTTTTACATAAAGCTTTTCTATTTTAGGGTTATTGTTTGTTTTAGCTTCCTCAATTTTATAGCTATATTCTTGCTCAATGCTAACAATTTGACCCGCTAAATTTACTCCATATCTACTACGATATTCCTCCATTTCTTGTTGGGAAACAACTATGTTTTGTTTCATCTCTTCAATAGATTGGTATGAGATATCGAAAGCATTAATATATTTTGTGTAATCTTGTATTGTACGTTCAAATTGTGACGTTTTAAAGTAATTAGGTTCTAGATAATCTTTCTCGTTGAATATCGCGGTAACAAAACCACTTAAACCGAAGGAAATTAATACGAGCAAACCAACGATGACGATTCTATCTTTCCATTTTGTATCCAATTCCCCACACCACCTTTAAAAATCTAGGATTTTTTCGATCAATTTCAATTTTTTCACGTATTCTACGGATATGAACGGTTACCGTATTTTCAGCATTATAACAAGGTTCATTCCAAACTCTCTCATAAATTTCAGAAATTGAAAATACACGTCCAGCATTAATCATTAGTAGTTCAACTATTTTAAATTCGGTAGGAGTTAATTTAACCGACTCACCATATAAAGTGACTTCCTTTGCTTCTTGGTCAATTGTTAAACCATTTAGACTAATCGTCTTGTTTGTTGTTTTAAATGGCCCTAATGTTACATACCTTCTTAGTTGTGACTTAACCCTTGCGATGAGTTCCAATGGATTAAAAGGCTTCGTAATATAATCATCCGCTCCTACCTGTAAACCTAAGATTTTATCGGTATCTTCACTTTTTGCACTTAGAATAATGATCGGTATATTCTTTTGTTCACGAATCTTGAATGTAGCTGAAATTCCATCCATTCTAGGCATCATAATATCTAATAGAATTAAGTGAACCTCATGTTCATTTAAACAGTCAAGCGCATCAATCCCATCCTTTGCCTTAATTACTTTCATACCTTCATTTTTTAAATAGATTTCAATTCCATCACGTATCTCTTTGTCATCATCAACAACTAGAACTGTATACTGAGTCATTGCACACCTCCGTTTCCATCTTTGTGAACTAATTTCACTTGGAATGGTTTTAGTATAAACAATAGTTCTTAAGCAAATAGTACCGAAAAAATGAAGAATTTCTTAAGATTTATAGAAAAATAATGTATTAATCAAACGTTACTATCTTATCTAGTAAAATTTTACCTCAAAAATAAAAAAAAGCGACAACCTTTTAATCGGGTTATCGCCTTATTGTATACTATGGTTATTGATTTTTTAACCTATTTTCTACTTATTACTTTTTCTTACGTACATTATCATTCGGTGAATCCCCAGTTCCATCTTTTGCATCACTATTAGGTGTTCCAAAGATTTGATTGTCCTTCGTTACTTTTGCGCCTTCTAAGAATTTTTCCTTTGTCTTCTTCATGTCATTCATCTCCTGTTTCTGTATGTAGATTATTTTGTTCGATTTTTACTTTCTTGGACTCCTACAATAACCTCTCCAATTTTAGGAGGACTAACTAGATTTGATTCTTCTCTACCCTTTTCAAATCCAGGCTGTGTTGAACCTGTTGACATGAGTGGTTGTTCAACAAGGTCTGGAGTTTTATTGTTGTTGGGCATACAATCTCCCCTTTCTACAATTACTATTTTTCGCTT
This window contains:
- a CDS encoding VTT domain-containing protein, which encodes MIDFILNWLEQIGLGGLFAAMFLEGSSLPFPGIAIVLAYGSILPFSYWNTFIVAVGMSITYSMASLIPYIIGRKFEGILGKKSKKGLKKATDFFIRYGGWSVALTRPFGLGNYISYVAGISRMNMTPYLILTFIGIFPWSFIMILLGYHLNGSYEALLTLYHDNSIYFYIALAISSGIIFIYISQKIKKNQGKQAVLEGGNNGA
- a CDS encoding galactosyldiacylglycerol synthase → MKKILVFPLLDSLPSGHHQVANTIMDYVATRSSTIECKKIDILNSWSPTLESVITKSYLQWIQRFPKSYAMVYKILAHQTKQHRSYKHYEIIFSKKLRQIIAEESPDLIICTHAFPSYLVNRLKKIGACDVPVLNIYTDFFMNDVWGKEMIDYHFVSDVWMKGDLMNIYRIPEQKIFVTGIPVDEQFTLSNAKSQHNKQVSILLSGGSAGLGNIKDLFEKVKSDERIKLYVLCGNNQKLFESLLSLNNSNIQPLPYISSRKEMNQLYNMVDAIITKPGGVTVSEAIKKKLPIFIHSALPGQEEINLKHLIDRGIVFMLDQKKNIGDQIIKVLSNQPKVIQNNRLIERYVNSQQLNDPNDIYEFIVSVLDKSGRTSHIATKHELLNKPLQV
- a CDS encoding GHKL domain-containing protein; this encodes MDTKWKDRIVIVGLLVLISFGLSGFVTAIFNEKDYLEPNYFKTSQFERTIQDYTKYINAFDISYQSIEEMKQNIVVSQQEMEEYRSRYGVNLAGQIVSIEQEYSYKIEEAKTNNNPKIEKLYVKERDEKIEEITKVFEDDEYVKSILKNEKEEKINQYFNELEQFKGTYETYEDAFVYYLKNTNTGEVFTNVLTQPISKAEDLINEKTMHYVQSYPNKDNHLLNLDSELLVWGYQEVIGDNTRYNDLYEGKIGVSKNAPVTNMVMLDYHSYGNERITFWIYTLGSLIALVASVYIGRRTGSLSKIAPKKWQSAYNKLPFDIAIILLGLSIIISLGIISGTSHLYYRFQVDDFLLMMFWLSIFIGITIIQAIYFNTRVKSISSNDGNWRNTVLARTIKMFSNAFSNRKVSTQIFLILTVYFLFGLGFGLSAIEEEVLVLVLPALFIIGLPLFILIVKKIGYFNKILTNAKALADGRFEPDLNAKGKSPLADLARTINAMKYGVKISQNEQAKSERLKTELITNVSHDLRTPLTSIITYTELLKNVNLTEDERTSYVEIIDRKSKRLKVLIDDLFEASKMASGAIELTRSKVNIVELFHQSLAEYQEEIQEMNMQFRITKPDNPVYTYVDGQKISRVFENLLGNIIKYSLENTRAYITINEEEDQVKITFKNVTKYELSENIDELFERFKRGDESRHTEGSGLGLAIAKSIIDLHDGSLDIEVDGDLFKVTVILAKVGK
- a CDS encoding response regulator transcription factor — its product is MTQYTVLVVDDDKEIRDGIEIYLKNEGMKVIKAKDGIDALDCLNEHEVHLILLDIMMPRMDGISATFKIREQKNIPIIILSAKSEDTDKILGLQVGADDYITKPFNPLELIARVKSQLRRYVTLGPFKTTNKTISLNGLTIDQEAKEVTLYGESVKLTPTEFKIVELLMINAGRVFSISEIYERVWNEPCYNAENTVTVHIRRIREKIEIDRKNPRFLKVVWGIGYKMER